A DNA window from Methanococcus voltae PS contains the following coding sequences:
- a CDS encoding PfkB family carbohydrate kinase, with product MDSTTSNFNILEILKKFNDLNVLLIGETILDQYYFVTPKGRASKDPMLSTQYEYDEMYLGGILAPAKHLSNFVNSVDVVTLIGETNSHEEFIRNNVLENENGNKINLNLFVKENSPTIVKRRYLEPVRNSKLFKVEFINDEPISKDLEAKIIDKLDEIIKHKNIDVILVNDFGHGMITENIIQYLEGCKKYLAINVQTNSGNYGFNPITKFSKADFLSLNTLELRIIYQNRLKSYEELLDDLIKNHNFDNVLLTLGKEGCLYCDGTNYYQDSAITKNTVDTIGAGDATFCLTAIANYLNEDSKNIPKFANVIGAIAVGIMGNKESITKDMILNCMHHKE from the coding sequence ATGGATAGTACCACTAGTAATTTTAATATCCTAGAAATCCTTAAAAAATTTAATGATTTAAACGTTTTATTAATCGGAGAAACGATACTAGACCAGTATTATTTTGTAACTCCAAAAGGTAGGGCTTCAAAAGACCCTATGCTTTCTACACAATACGAATACGACGAAATGTATTTGGGCGGTATTCTTGCACCTGCGAAGCATCTTTCTAATTTCGTAAATTCTGTAGATGTAGTAACCCTTATCGGTGAAACTAATTCTCATGAAGAATTCATACGTAATAATGTTTTGGAAAACGAAAACGGAAATAAAATTAATTTAAATTTGTTTGTAAAAGAAAATTCTCCAACAATTGTTAAAAGACGATATTTAGAACCCGTAAGAAATTCAAAGCTTTTTAAAGTAGAATTTATAAACGATGAACCTATTTCAAAAGATTTGGAAGCTAAAATAATTGATAAACTAGATGAAATTATTAAACATAAAAATATCGATGTAATTTTGGTAAATGATTTTGGACATGGGATGATTACTGAAAACATAATACAATATCTTGAAGGTTGCAAAAAATATCTTGCAATAAATGTTCAAACGAATAGTGGTAACTATGGATTTAATCCAATTACTAAATTTAGCAAGGCGGACTTTTTATCATTAAATACGCTTGAATTACGGATAATTTATCAAAATAGACTAAAGAGTTATGAAGAATTACTCGACGACTTAATTAAAAATCATAATTTTGATAATGTATTATTAACATTGGGTAAAGAAGGTTGCCTATACTGTGATGGTACAAATTACTATCAAGATAGTGCTATTACAAAAAATACAGTTGATACCATCGGTGCTGGGGATGCAACATTCTGTTTAACTGCAATTGCAAACTATTTAAATGAAGATTCAAAGAATATTCCAAAATTCGCAAACGTTATTGGTGCAATAGCTGTGGGAATTATGGGTAATAAAGAAAGTATAACCAAAGATATGATTTTAAATTGTATGCATCATAAAGAGTGA
- a CDS encoding asparagine synthase-related protein: MSELYLEYFKDGKNPKNFKPNFKLYVPNNPFEEISEKYSIFFYDFDWKNDSIVRNPKESINLSILNGEILPKEKRFNPADTNNIDYGAFNIVNINENSIDIYNDIFAMLPMFYYNDNDIFIISSKMKPIIERLKTLKKILTEDSVGKYFSASSGYLIGDYTFYKEIMYLRQGRKITIDLGSDDIVFSRYYTYDYSKKYRKETITENEFKEIFDIFDESQEKILNEYSKNIGLMISGGFDSRYILAQMERLNLKPKLINMGPKNSLDVIIAKKAVDLSGISEKLYNMELNHNDILNNVEDYYNITEGFEKSLVYHNMVNYKNWLLDNNVKYLYNGYAGDAVLGGTFYLRLDFDAKSIFEQVVYLRDLTAEIKTRDDCVKRILKNLGAGKEKALKEKYRDFKEINLREIVEREVDQIKEEINYENYMDIYIHFQFLTRVHRHVLYCTLTSRSFAEFIHPFFAYRMFETSIKIDDNIKTQHELYKKYLRDRFSKYAKLNKSGWGVNCYHSPQVCRFGEYFHAFKNRVIDSTNNKLKKPVIKKDSYYDPIYWYYNSEEFRNFLDNDLKDGFTIRHLKNLEKLYNIKYK; encoded by the coding sequence ATGTCTGAATTGTATCTCGAATATTTTAAAGATGGAAAAAATCCTAAAAATTTTAAACCAAATTTTAAATTATATGTTCCAAATAATCCATTTGAAGAAATTTCTGAAAAATATTCTATATTTTTTTACGATTTTGACTGGAAAAATGATTCTATAGTTAGGAATCCAAAAGAGTCTATTAACTTATCTATATTAAATGGGGAAATATTACCTAAGGAAAAGCGTTTTAACCCCGCGGATACAAATAATATAGATTATGGTGCTTTTAATATCGTAAATATTAACGAAAATTCAATAGATATATATAATGATATTTTTGCAATGTTGCCAATGTTTTATTACAATGATAATGATATATTTATAATTTCTTCAAAAATGAAACCTATTATTGAACGTTTAAAAACTCTTAAAAAGATATTGACAGAAGATAGCGTAGGAAAATATTTTTCCGCTTCATCAGGATATTTAATAGGTGATTATACATTCTACAAGGAAATAATGTATTTGAGACAAGGTAGAAAAATAACAATTGATTTAGGGTCGGATGATATCGTATTTTCAAGATATTATACTTATGATTATTCAAAAAAATATAGAAAAGAGACAATAACAGAAAACGAATTTAAAGAAATATTTGATATATTTGACGAATCACAGGAAAAGATATTGAACGAATATTCTAAAAACATTGGTTTAATGATTTCAGGGGGTTTTGATTCAAGGTATATACTTGCACAAATGGAAAGATTAAATTTAAAGCCTAAATTAATAAATATGGGTCCTAAAAATAGCTTAGATGTGATAATCGCTAAAAAAGCAGTAGATTTGAGCGGAATTTCTGAAAAATTATATAATATGGAATTAAATCATAATGATATATTGAATAATGTAGAAGATTATTATAATATAACGGAAGGATTTGAAAAATCACTAGTATATCATAATATGGTTAATTATAAAAACTGGTTATTGGATAATAATGTGAAATATTTATATAATGGTTATGCAGGAGATGCAGTTTTAGGAGGTACTTTTTATCTGAGGTTGGATTTTGATGCCAAAAGTATCTTCGAACAAGTAGTTTATTTAAGAGATTTAACAGCCGAGATAAAAACAAGAGACGATTGTGTAAAAAGAATCTTGAAAAATTTAGGTGCAGGTAAAGAAAAAGCTTTAAAAGAAAAATATCGAGATTTTAAAGAAATAAATTTGCGCGAAATCGTGGAAAGAGAAGTTGATCAAATTAAAGAAGAAATAAATTATGAGAATTATATGGATATATATATTCACTTTCAATTTCTAACAAGAGTGCATAGGCATGTATTATATTGTACTTTAACTAGTAGGAGCTTTGCCGAGTTTATTCATCCTTTCTTTGCATACAGAATGTTTGAAACTTCCATAAAAATTGATGATAATATAAAAACTCAACATGAACTTTATAAAAAATACTTAAGAGATAGATTTTCAAAATATGCAAAATTGAATAAATCCGGTTGGGGTGTTAATTGTTATCATTCACCGCAAGTTTGTAGATTTGGGGAGTATTTTCATGCATTTAAAAATCGAGTAATTGATAGTACAAATAATAAGTTAAAAAAACCAGTAATTAAAAAAGATTCATATTACGACCCAATTTATTGGTATTATAACTCCGAGGAATTTAGAAATTTCTTAGATAATGATTTAAAAGATGGATTTACAATTAGGCATTTGAAAAATCTGGAAAAATTATATAATATTAAATATAAATAA
- a CDS encoding SDR family oxidoreductase: protein MKAIVTGGAGFIGSHMVELLLKNDYEVIAIDNMANGQLDNVEIFKDNPNYHFENIDIAKDFNDEIFKDVDYVFHMAALADIVPSIEEPIKYHEANVTGTVRILEACRKYNIKKLVYSASSSCYGIPDNYPTSEEDNIRPEYPYAFTKYIGEEYVLFWNKLYKLPAVSLRYFNVYGTRARTNGTYGAVFKVFLKQKLEDEPLTIVGDGEQTRDFTYVTDIAKANLLAAISELNGEVLNVGTGKPQSVNYLAGLISDKKTQIPKRPGEPDSTHANIDKITEKLNWQPEVSFEDGVQIMLDNIDYWKEAPLWTPEEIEKATKSWFKYLGK from the coding sequence ATGAAAGCAATAGTTACTGGCGGAGCAGGATTTATCGGTAGTCATATGGTTGAATTATTATTAAAAAATGACTATGAAGTTATAGCAATTGACAACATGGCGAATGGTCAGTTGGATAACGTTGAAATTTTTAAAGATAATCCAAATTATCATTTTGAAAATATTGATATTGCAAAAGACTTCAACGATGAAATTTTTAAAGATGTTGATTACGTATTTCATATGGCGGCACTTGCAGATATCGTTCCTTCAATTGAAGAACCTATCAAATACCATGAAGCAAATGTTACAGGAACCGTTAGGATTTTAGAGGCCTGTAGAAAATACAATATTAAAAAATTAGTATATAGTGCATCATCGTCATGCTATGGAATACCTGATAACTATCCAACATCTGAAGAAGATAATATAAGACCGGAATATCCTTATGCATTTACCAAATACATTGGCGAAGAGTATGTTTTATTTTGGAATAAATTATATAAGCTTCCTGCAGTTTCATTAAGGTATTTTAACGTTTATGGAACCCGTGCAAGAACAAACGGAACTTATGGGGCAGTTTTCAAGGTATTTTTAAAACAAAAGCTTGAAGATGAACCACTCACAATAGTTGGAGATGGGGAACAAACCCGTGATTTTACGTATGTAACGGACATTGCAAAAGCTAACTTATTGGCAGCAATTTCTGAGTTAAATGGCGAAGTTTTAAACGTAGGTACTGGTAAACCGCAGTCTGTTAATTACCTAGCAGGACTTATAAGTGATAAGAAGACTCAAATACCAAAGAGACCTGGGGAACCTGATTCAACACACGCAAATATTGATAAAATAACTGAAAAATTAAATTGGCAACCTGAAGTTAGCTTTGAAGATGGCGTACAAATAATGCTTGATAATATAGATTATTGGAAAGAAGCACCTCTTTGGACTCCTGAAGAAATTGAAAAAGCAACAAAGTCATGGTTTAAGTACCTTGGGAAGTAA
- a CDS encoding FkbM family methyltransferase has product MNITLLNFLRNQFVKINNPYLYIKLKSLIDYKYCYKTNTLSFKHLGERFNVKLGNKIHPLEFALYYTESAMYKYFKHYIPKEGDIVVDGGGFTGALTYYLSYLVGKTGKVYVFEPNNDNKDKIEELIKLNSLDNVVLVNKGLYNKSCTLKLYGDGSSGNIKNLYDNEFKEEIEVVSFDEFVDEYNLKSVDYIKLDIESAEIEFLEGSKKSFDNKIIKNMAIASYHNIGVNKRTYPICEKILKDYGFKPKTEFSEGDTPFVTYYNINNFKEDE; this is encoded by the coding sequence ATGAATATAACTTTACTAAATTTCTTAAGAAACCAATTTGTAAAAATAAACAACCCTTATTTATATATTAAATTAAAAAGTTTAATTGACTATAAATATTGTTATAAAACTAATACATTAAGTTTTAAACATTTAGGGGAGAGATTCAATGTTAAACTAGGTAATAAAATCCATCCTTTAGAATTTGCATTATATTATACTGAGTCAGCAATGTATAAATATTTTAAACATTACATTCCGAAAGAAGGGGATATTGTAGTAGATGGAGGAGGATTTACAGGTGCTTTAACCTATTATTTATCATATCTAGTGGGAAAAACTGGAAAAGTATATGTTTTTGAACCTAATAATGATAATAAAGATAAAATAGAAGAATTAATTAAATTAAATTCCTTAGATAATGTAGTTTTAGTTAATAAAGGATTATACAATAAATCTTGTACTTTAAAATTATATGGCGATGGTTCGTCAGGAAATATAAAAAACTTATATGATAATGAATTTAAGGAAGAAATTGAAGTTGTTAGTTTTGACGAGTTTGTAGATGAATATAATCTTAAATCTGTGGATTATATTAAGTTAGACATAGAATCTGCAGAAATTGAATTTTTAGAAGGTTCGAAAAAAAGTTTTGACAATAAAATTATTAAAAATATGGCTATTGCATCTTATCATAACATTGGTGTGAATAAGAGAACCTATCCGATATGTGAAAAAATATTAAAAGATTATGGATTTAAACCAAAAACCGAATTTTCAGAGGGGGACACTCCATTTGTAACATATTATAATATTAATAATTTTAAAGAAGACGAGTAA